One region of Mucilaginibacter gotjawali genomic DNA includes:
- a CDS encoding GDSL-type esterase/lipase family protein, which produces MKIKVLLFLLLAFAAGGKVQAQTGFPFDNEIRAFKHQDSISFPAKNGILFIGSSSIRLWDDLEKRFPKAPVIKRGVGGCELWQLVDYYTPYILFPYHPRKIFIYAGENDIAGGKNGKFVFDKFQQLFEMINKKLPDATVYYMSVKMSPSRAKYFKEVAVANDLIKTYLANKPNSVFIDLNTILLKTDTSMPDSSLFRADYLHLNSKGYDRWQQVLEPYVQ; this is translated from the coding sequence ATGAAAATCAAAGTTCTATTATTTCTTTTGCTGGCATTTGCCGCGGGCGGAAAAGTTCAGGCACAAACCGGTTTTCCGTTTGATAATGAGATTCGGGCATTTAAACACCAGGACAGTATCAGCTTCCCGGCAAAAAATGGCATTTTATTTATCGGTAGCTCTTCCATTCGCCTTTGGGACGACCTGGAAAAGCGTTTCCCAAAAGCGCCAGTCATCAAACGTGGCGTTGGCGGCTGCGAACTTTGGCAGTTGGTTGATTATTACACCCCCTATATCCTGTTCCCTTATCATCCCCGCAAAATATTTATCTATGCAGGCGAAAATGATATAGCCGGAGGCAAAAACGGCAAATTTGTATTTGATAAGTTTCAGCAGCTTTTTGAAATGATCAACAAAAAGTTGCCGGATGCAACGGTTTATTATATGTCGGTAAAAATGAGCCCGAGCCGGGCAAAATATTTTAAAGAAGTTGCGGTAGCAAATGATCTGATCAAAACCTACCTGGCCAATAAACCAAACAGCGTTTTCATTGATCTGAACACCATATTGCTTAAAACGGATACCTCTATGCCCGATTCCTCCCTTTTTCGTGCCGACTACCTGCACCTCAATAGCAAAGGATACGACCGCTGGCAGCAGGTGCTGGAGCCTTATGTTCAGTGA
- a CDS encoding trans-sulfuration enzyme family protein, protein MDISYILNELGEERENYFNAVSPPIIQTSNFTFKTVSDFRQALAEEYDALLYSRGQNPTLTILRQKLAALDGAEDALVFSSGIAAVSVPILALLKQGDHVVSVENPYSWTIKLFNNFLPKFGIHTTFVDGSDVENIKNAITPQTKLIYLESPNTFSYELQDLAAIAKIAREKGILTMIDNSYCGPLYQQPIRLGIDLVAQSATKYIGGHSDVVAGVLTGSKAVIKRIFDHEFMNIGPTLSPHSAWLLIRGLRTLPLRMQRSFETAKVVTAWLAKHPAVDKVIWPFNPTFKQSELAHRQMQGCGGMFSFTLKESSVQKIEAFCDRLRHILMAVSWGGHESLIIPSIAGISLADYSPDNPRHQLIRMYVGLEDADYLISDLEQALG, encoded by the coding sequence ATGGACATCTCCTACATACTGAACGAACTTGGTGAAGAACGCGAAAACTATTTCAACGCCGTTTCGCCGCCCATTATCCAAACCAGCAATTTTACTTTTAAAACGGTAAGTGATTTCAGGCAGGCTTTGGCCGAAGAGTATGATGCCCTGTTGTATTCGCGCGGGCAAAACCCCACCTTAACCATATTAAGGCAAAAACTTGCGGCATTGGATGGCGCCGAAGATGCGCTGGTATTCAGCAGCGGCATTGCGGCGGTAAGCGTACCTATCCTGGCGCTGCTTAAACAGGGCGATCATGTGGTATCCGTTGAAAACCCCTATAGCTGGACGATCAAACTCTTCAATAACTTTTTACCAAAGTTTGGCATCCATACCACCTTTGTTGATGGTTCTGACGTAGAAAATATTAAAAACGCCATCACGCCACAAACTAAACTGATCTACCTGGAAAGCCCGAACACATTCAGTTATGAATTGCAGGACCTGGCGGCAATAGCCAAAATCGCCAGGGAAAAAGGCATCCTTACCATGATTGATAACAGCTATTGCGGCCCGCTTTACCAGCAACCCATAAGGCTGGGTATTGACCTGGTGGCGCAATCGGCTACCAAATATATCGGCGGGCATTCAGATGTGGTGGCCGGCGTATTAACCGGAAGCAAAGCGGTGATCAAACGGATCTTCGATCATGAATTCATGAACATCGGGCCCACTTTGTCGCCGCATTCGGCCTGGCTGCTCATCCGCGGTTTGCGCACTTTACCATTGAGGATGCAGCGCAGTTTTGAAACCGCGAAAGTGGTTACAGCATGGCTGGCCAAACATCCGGCGGTTGATAAAGTGATCTGGCCGTTTAACCCAACGTTTAAACAAAGCGAGCTGGCACACCGGCAAATGCAGGGCTGCGGCGGCATGTTTAGTTTTACGCTAAAAGAATCATCGGTACAAAAAATTGAAGCTTTTTGCGACAGGCTGCGGCATATCCTGATGGCGGTATCCTGGGGCGGCCACGAAAGTTTGATCATCCCCTCCATTGCAGGGATTTCCCTTGCAGATTATAGCCCCGACAACCCACGCCACCAACTGATCCGCATGTATGTGGGTTTAGAGGATGCGGATTACCTGATCAGTGATTTGGAGCAGGCGCTGGGGTAG
- a CDS encoding nuclear transport factor 2 family protein translates to MKTLKTMMLGLAMLALCGAVKANTNDNSKFTKNYAINTYIDAMTRGKLAGLNEVLDQSAAFNMVRGKQVLSFGKKQMLDYFQSNKNVEQQCTTSTTVVENNAGIAIVKVDMKFENFTRSNYVTIAHTANGWKITNVYSVFVS, encoded by the coding sequence ATGAAAACTTTAAAAACAATGATGCTTGGCCTGGCCATGCTTGCACTTTGCGGTGCCGTAAAAGCAAACACAAACGACAATAGTAAATTCACCAAAAACTATGCGATCAACACCTATATTGACGCCATGACAAGGGGTAAATTAGCCGGTTTAAACGAAGTATTGGATCAGTCGGCCGCATTTAACATGGTTCGGGGTAAACAGGTGCTTAGTTTCGGCAAAAAACAAATGCTCGACTATTTTCAAAGCAACAAGAACGTTGAACAGCAATGTACCACCAGCACCACCGTTGTTGAAAACAATGCCGGCATTGCCATTGTGAAGGTAGATATGAAATTCGAAAACTTCACCCGGAGCAATTACGTCACCATAGCACATACCGCCAATGGCTGGAAGATCACCAATGTTTACAGTGTATTCGTGAGTTAG
- a CDS encoding HigA family addiction module antitoxin — translation MKRQMRNIHPGEILREEVIYANEISVTDAAEMLGISRQSLNKIIHEKSDITPEMSFRIAKVFGGTADIWANMQTKFNLQLAAEKTRELNLKPFDYKHSA, via the coding sequence ATGAAAAGACAAATGAGAAACATACATCCCGGCGAAATTTTACGTGAAGAGGTTATTTATGCAAATGAAATAAGCGTGACGGATGCTGCGGAAATGCTGGGGATTTCCCGCCAGAGTCTGAATAAAATTATTCATGAAAAATCAGACATAACTCCTGAAATGTCTTTCAGGATTGCAAAAGTATTTGGGGGAACTGCCGATATTTGGGCTAACATGCAAACTAAATTTAATTTACAGCTTGCAGCCGAAAAAACCAGGGAGCTTAATTTAAAGCCTTTTGATTATAAGCATTCGGCATAG
- a CDS encoding type II toxin-antitoxin system RelE/ParE family toxin: MKDYRSIKVNKNYRIIFRFVGEHAYDLDYIDYH; encoded by the coding sequence TTGAAGGATTACCGGAGCATCAAAGTAAACAAAAACTACCGGATCATTTTTCGTTTTGTTGGGGAACACGCTTACGATCTTGACTACATTGATTATCATTAA
- a CDS encoding DNA topoisomerase IV subunit B produces the protein MALPADYSDDSIRSLDWKEHIRLRPGMYIGKLGDGSAYDDGVYVLLKEIIDNSIDEFVMGAGRTIEVTMSDHKVTVRDYGRGIPLGKVIDCVSKINTGGKYDSKAFQKSVGLNGVGTKAVNALSNSFIVQSYRDGRTKVAEFEKGELIRDEPEKETTQRNGTAINFFPDDTIFRHYRFIPEFVENMIWNYVFLNSGLTINFNGTKYFSERGLHDLLSRNTDADSMRYPIIHLKGEDIEVAMTHGQQYGEEYYSFVNGQHTTQGGTHQAAFREAVVKTIREFYKKEFDASDVRASIVAAIAIKVQEPVFESQTKTKLGSQNIGQDGPSVRGFINDFMKKELDNYLHKNPAVADALLKRILQSERERKDIAGIKKLANERAKKASLHNRKLRDCKVHFDDTHERKQDTTLFITEGDSASGSITKSRDVMCQAVFSLKGKPLNCYGLTKKVVYENEEFNLLQHALNIEDGLDDLRYNNIVIATDADVDGMHIRLLLMTFFLQFFPDLVKAGHVFILQTPLFRVRNKKETIYCYSDEERRNAIAKLGVKPEITRFKGLGEISPDEFGLFIGKDIRLDPVILKDANIKGLLEYYMGKNTPARQVHIVGNLRVEKDDESINPLVAEVVESVALPVAV, from the coding sequence ATGGCTTTACCTGCAGATTATAGTGATGACAGTATCCGGTCGCTCGACTGGAAAGAACATATCCGTTTACGCCCCGGGATGTACATTGGTAAACTGGGCGACGGTTCAGCTTACGACGATGGCGTTTATGTGTTGCTGAAAGAGATTATTGATAACTCCATTGATGAGTTTGTGATGGGCGCCGGCAGAACCATCGAGGTTACCATGAGCGATCATAAGGTAACCGTACGTGATTACGGCCGCGGTATTCCCCTGGGTAAGGTGATCGATTGCGTATCCAAAATCAACACCGGTGGTAAATACGACAGCAAGGCCTTCCAAAAATCAGTTGGTTTAAATGGGGTGGGTACCAAGGCAGTTAATGCGCTTTCCAACTCGTTTATCGTGCAATCTTATCGTGATGGGCGAACCAAAGTGGCTGAATTTGAGAAAGGTGAGCTGATAAGGGACGAACCTGAAAAGGAAACCACCCAACGCAATGGCACGGCCATCAATTTCTTCCCTGATGATACTATATTCAGGCATTACCGCTTTATCCCGGAGTTTGTGGAGAATATGATATGGAACTACGTGTTCCTTAACTCGGGCCTCACCATTAATTTTAACGGCACAAAATATTTTTCGGAGCGAGGATTGCATGATTTGCTTTCACGCAATACCGATGCTGATTCCATGCGCTATCCCATCATCCATTTAAAGGGTGAGGATATTGAAGTAGCCATGACCCACGGCCAGCAATACGGCGAGGAGTATTACTCCTTTGTGAACGGCCAACATACCACACAGGGTGGTACCCACCAGGCGGCCTTCCGCGAAGCGGTGGTAAAAACCATCCGCGAGTTTTATAAAAAGGAATTTGATGCTTCGGATGTGCGGGCTTCTATTGTTGCAGCGATAGCGATAAAAGTGCAGGAACCGGTTTTTGAATCGCAAACCAAAACAAAACTGGGTTCACAAAATATCGGGCAGGATGGGCCTTCCGTACGCGGCTTCATCAATGATTTTATGAAGAAGGAACTGGACAACTATCTTCATAAAAACCCCGCTGTTGCTGATGCGCTGCTGAAAAGGATCTTACAATCCGAACGGGAGCGAAAAGACATTGCCGGCATTAAAAAACTGGCCAATGAGCGTGCTAAGAAAGCTTCGCTGCATAACCGCAAGCTGCGCGATTGCAAAGTGCATTTTGACGATACCCACGAACGGAAACAGGATACCACCCTATTCATTACCGAAGGTGACTCGGCCAGCGGGTCTATCACCAAATCGCGTGATGTAATGTGCCAGGCAGTATTCAGTTTAAAAGGTAAGCCGCTGAACTGTTACGGGTTGACCAAAAAAGTGGTTTACGAGAACGAGGAATTTAACCTGCTGCAGCACGCGCTGAATATCGAGGATGGTTTGGATGATCTGCGCTATAATAATATTGTGATAGCTACTGATGCCGACGTGGACGGCATGCACATCAGGCTGCTGCTGATGACTTTCTTCCTGCAATTCTTCCCCGACCTGGTAAAGGCCGGGCATGTTTTTATTTTGCAAACACCGCTTTTCCGGGTCCGCAATAAAAAGGAAACCATTTATTGTTACAGCGACGAAGAACGACGCAATGCCATAGCCAAATTAGGCGTGAAGCCTGAGATCACCCGGTTTAAAGGTTTGGGTGAAATATCTCCGGATGAGTTCGGCTTATTTATAGGCAAGGATATCCGCCTTGATCCCGTGATCCTGAAAGATGCCAATATAAAAGGCTTGCTGGAATATTATATGGGTAAAAATACCCCTGCCCGCCAGGTGCATATCGTTGGCAACCTTAGGGTGGAAAAAGATGATGAAAGCATTAATCCGCTGGTAGCCGAAGTGGTGGAAAGTGTGGCTTTGCCTGTAGCGGTGTAG
- a CDS encoding APC family permease, whose product MSIKPKLNRFDLTMIVISLVIGMGIFATPSDVANKAGNVYIFFGAWIFGGLVSLCGALTFAEIGARFPATGGFYKVFSYCYHPAIAFMINWVLVISNAASVAAVALIGADYIKPFLLPANMQNDFGTKIITITSVAILYVINFLGIKMSARTQSVLIIFKMSMIVLICTTVFKSNYVPVETAIVPHSGSLITAFGLSLVAVFFTYGGYQQTINFGGDIINAKTNIPKAVTFGIITVIILYLSINYAYFHILGIGGLQKTPALAAKMIGVIFGATGYKITSIMIFLSVLAYVNVNVLANPRVYYAMAEDGILPPIFKKVNPKTQVQEFGMSFFIAAIIIILFFVAKFSEMLKYVMFFDTIGLSMAAVAIFLLRKKTKHLDGTGIYTIKWFPLVPVIFIISYWFVTINIFITFRENPYAALICLAAYALGLVIYYACTWNKKTQTE is encoded by the coding sequence ATGAGCATAAAACCGAAACTCAACCGCTTTGACCTGACGATGATCGTCATCAGTTTAGTAATTGGTATGGGCATTTTTGCCACCCCAAGCGATGTAGCCAATAAAGCGGGAAACGTTTATATTTTTTTTGGCGCCTGGATATTTGGTGGCCTGGTAAGTTTATGCGGTGCACTCACCTTTGCCGAGATCGGCGCCAGGTTCCCGGCGACGGGCGGTTTTTACAAGGTATTCAGTTATTGTTATCACCCTGCCATCGCTTTTATGATCAATTGGGTACTGGTGATCAGTAATGCAGCATCAGTTGCGGCGGTGGCGCTTATTGGGGCCGATTATATTAAACCTTTTTTATTACCTGCCAACATGCAAAACGACTTTGGCACCAAGATCATCACCATAACCTCTGTCGCCATATTATATGTTATCAATTTTTTAGGCATTAAAATGAGCGCACGCACGCAAAGCGTACTGATCATTTTTAAAATGAGTATGATCGTGCTGATCTGTACTACGGTATTTAAAAGCAATTATGTTCCTGTAGAAACAGCAATTGTACCCCACTCCGGTAGTTTAATCACTGCTTTCGGGCTGAGCCTTGTGGCAGTATTTTTCACCTACGGTGGCTACCAGCAAACCATCAACTTTGGCGGCGATATTATTAACGCCAAAACCAATATCCCCAAAGCGGTTACGTTTGGCATAATAACGGTTATAATCCTTTACCTGTCTATTAATTATGCTTACTTCCACATCCTTGGCATTGGCGGGTTGCAAAAAACACCTGCTTTAGCTGCTAAAATGATCGGGGTGATATTTGGGGCGACGGGCTATAAGATCACTTCAATTATGATCTTTTTATCGGTACTGGCTTATGTGAATGTAAACGTGCTGGCCAATCCCCGTGTATACTACGCCATGGCCGAAGATGGTATTTTACCCCCGATATTTAAAAAAGTAAACCCAAAAACACAGGTGCAGGAATTTGGGATGAGTTTTTTTATCGCTGCTATTATCATCATTCTCTTCTTTGTAGCCAAATTTAGCGAGATGTTAAAGTATGTAATGTTTTTTGATACGATAGGCTTATCTATGGCGGCGGTAGCTATCTTCCTGCTGCGGAAGAAAACAAAACACCTGGATGGTACCGGCATTTATACCATCAAATGGTTTCCGCTGGTGCCGGTCATCTTTATTATTTCGTATTGGTTTGTAACCATAAATATTTTTATCACTTTCAGGGAAAATCCGTATGCCGCGCTCATTTGCCTGGCGGCATATGCTTTAGGCCTGGTCATTTATTACGCCTGCACCTGGAATAAAAAAACGCAAACAGAATAA
- a CDS encoding DNA gyrase/topoisomerase IV subunit A, producing MSDDLSENQLPADQDDKLHNITSLDGLYENWFLDYASYVILDRAVPHINDGLKPVQRRILHSLKEMDDGRFNKAANVIGNTMKYHPHGDASIGDAMVQIGQKNLLIDCQGNWGDPVTGDSAAAPRYIEARLSKFALDVVFNPDTTDWQASYDGRNREPITLPVKFPLLLAQGAEGIAVGLATKILPHNFIELLDASIDVLKGITPNLMPDFPTGGMADASAYNDGQRGGRVRIRAKIVERDKKTLAITEIPFSTTTGGLMESIVAANEKGKIKIKKIEDNTANTVEIIVHLAPGISPDVTIDALYAFTDCEVSISPNTCVIQHDKPRFMSVNDMLSESTHNTRRLLKMELEIKLKELMEKIFFSSLLKIFIQEGMYKHPDYETSTNFDVVVEVLNRLFTPFFPQFYRTIEPEDYKKLIDKPMSSITRFDVKKTDEQIKNLEGEIKEVKHHLKHLTDYTIAWFLKLKEKYGKGRERKTELRTFDRVEAAQVALANVKLYVNRDDGFIGTGLKKDEFVCDCSDIDEIIVFRADGKCMISKVQDKVFVGKEIIHVAVFKKNDERTVYNMIYKDGQSGVSYIKRFSVVGVTRDKEYDLTKGTKGTRVQYFTANPNGEAEIVNIQLKPHSKLKKLQFDEDFAAIAIKGRASMGNIVTKYPVKKILLKSKGVSTLAGRKIWYDDILKRLNADGRGKYLGEFDGDDKILTVLSTGIYELTSFDLNNHFDDKMILIEKYNPEKVYSVVHFEGKSKNYLVKRFVFENTAIGKQTSIISDENGSKLIIISGAKSPVVKVDQLRGKEQAPETVEIELATLIDVKGMKAMGNRLSQQLVKKVELLAAGEEEEPEAIVDDLEGDDPGELETDRAIVDDSEAAETEEAAEEKPAAPEVKAPKPKAEPIKPVAEKQVEPPAKAVEPVKEEPGEPAKEEPAPAPHKKVDFEITNPDDIEIDDKGQLGLF from the coding sequence ATGAGTGACGATCTGAGCGAAAATCAATTGCCTGCTGACCAAGACGATAAACTGCATAACATAACTTCACTCGACGGCCTGTACGAAAACTGGTTCCTGGATTACGCTTCTTATGTCATCCTCGACCGCGCCGTTCCGCACATCAATGATGGTTTAAAGCCCGTGCAGCGCCGGATCCTGCACTCGCTGAAGGAAATGGACGACGGGCGCTTTAACAAAGCCGCCAACGTTATCGGTAATACCATGAAGTACCACCCGCATGGGGATGCCTCAATCGGTGACGCCATGGTGCAGATAGGCCAGAAGAACCTGCTGATTGATTGCCAGGGTAACTGGGGCGATCCGGTAACCGGCGACTCCGCGGCAGCGCCACGTTATATCGAGGCCCGGCTCTCCAAATTTGCGCTTGATGTTGTTTTTAACCCGGACACTACCGACTGGCAGGCCAGCTATGATGGCCGTAACCGCGAGCCGATCACACTTCCCGTTAAGTTCCCCTTATTGCTTGCACAAGGCGCCGAAGGTATTGCGGTGGGTTTGGCTACAAAGATCTTACCTCATAATTTTATTGAACTGCTGGATGCTTCTATTGATGTATTAAAAGGCATTACGCCCAACCTGATGCCCGATTTCCCTACCGGTGGCATGGCAGATGCATCGGCCTACAACGACGGGCAGCGCGGCGGCAGGGTGCGTATCCGGGCCAAGATAGTAGAACGCGATAAAAAGACTTTAGCCATTACCGAGATCCCTTTCAGCACCACCACAGGCGGGCTGATGGAAAGCATTGTCGCGGCTAACGAAAAGGGCAAGATCAAGATCAAAAAGATAGAGGATAACACCGCTAACACAGTAGAGATTATTGTACACCTGGCGCCGGGGATCTCGCCGGATGTTACCATTGATGCCCTGTATGCCTTTACCGATTGCGAGGTTTCCATATCGCCCAACACCTGCGTGATCCAGCACGATAAGCCCCGCTTTATGAGCGTGAACGATATGTTGAGCGAAAGCACGCATAACACCCGCAGGCTGCTGAAAATGGAACTGGAGATAAAGCTGAAGGAACTGATGGAGAAAATATTCTTCAGCTCGCTGCTTAAGATCTTTATCCAGGAGGGGATGTACAAGCACCCCGACTACGAAACTTCAACCAATTTTGATGTGGTGGTAGAGGTATTGAACCGCTTGTTTACTCCGTTTTTTCCGCAGTTTTACCGTACTATTGAGCCGGAAGATTATAAAAAGCTGATCGATAAACCGATGAGCAGTATCACCCGTTTCGACGTAAAGAAAACGGATGAACAGATCAAAAACCTTGAAGGCGAGATAAAAGAAGTAAAACATCACCTGAAACATTTAACCGATTATACCATTGCCTGGTTCCTTAAACTGAAGGAAAAGTATGGCAAGGGCCGCGAACGCAAAACCGAGCTGCGCACCTTTGATAGGGTTGAAGCGGCACAGGTGGCATTGGCTAACGTGAAGCTATACGTAAACCGTGATGACGGCTTTATCGGCACCGGGTTAAAGAAGGATGAATTTGTTTGCGATTGCTCGGATATCGACGAAATTATTGTTTTCAGGGCCGATGGCAAATGCATGATCTCCAAGGTGCAGGACAAAGTTTTTGTCGGTAAAGAGATCATCCATGTAGCCGTATTTAAAAAGAACGACGAGCGCACCGTTTATAACATGATCTATAAAGACGGGCAAAGCGGGGTAAGTTATATCAAGCGTTTCTCGGTAGTAGGCGTAACCCGCGATAAGGAATACGACCTGACCAAAGGCACCAAAGGTACGCGGGTGCAATATTTTACAGCCAACCCTAACGGCGAGGCCGAGATCGTTAACATCCAGCTAAAGCCGCATAGCAAGCTCAAAAAGCTGCAGTTTGATGAGGATTTTGCCGCTATCGCGATAAAAGGCCGTGCTTCGATGGGTAATATCGTTACCAAATATCCTGTCAAGAAAATTTTACTGAAATCAAAAGGCGTTTCCACCCTTGCCGGGCGGAAGATCTGGTATGATGATATTTTAAAACGATTGAATGCCGACGGCCGTGGTAAGTACCTGGGCGAATTTGACGGCGATGATAAGATCTTAACCGTTTTAAGCACCGGCATTTACGAGCTCACCAGTTTCGACCTGAACAATCACTTTGATGATAAGATGATCCTGATCGAAAAATATAACCCGGAGAAAGTTTATTCGGTAGTGCATTTTGAGGGAAAATCAAAAAACTACCTGGTAAAGCGCTTTGTGTTTGAGAACACTGCCATAGGCAAACAAACCAGCATCATCAGCGATGAAAACGGCTCAAAACTCATCATTATTTCCGGCGCAAAAAGCCCGGTAGTAAAAGTTGACCAGCTGCGGGGTAAAGAACAGGCCCCCGAAACCGTTGAAATTGAACTGGCTACCCTGATTGATGTTAAAGGCATGAAAGCCATGGGCAACCGCCTGAGCCAGCAATTGGTGAAAAAGGTAGAGCTGTTAGCCGCTGGTGAGGAAGAAGAACCGGAAGCGATAGTTGACGACCTTGAAGGAGATGATCCCGGAGAATTAGAAACCGATAGAGCAATCGTGGATGATTCGGAAGCAGCAGAAACTGAGGAAGCCGCGGAAGAAAAGCCTGCAGCACCGGAAGTAAAAGCGCCAAAGCCCAAAGCTGAGCCAATAAAACCTGTTGCGGAAAAACAAGTAGAACCTCCTGCGAAAGCGGTGGAACCTGTTAAAGAAGAACCGGGGGAGCCCGCCAAAGAAGAACCAGCGCCGGCTCCGCATAAAAAAGTAGATTTTGAGATCACCAACCCTGATGATATCGAAATTGACGATAAGGGCCAGTTAGGTTTGTTTTGA
- a CDS encoding cytidine deaminase, with product MTDHEIKINFKAYNSIDDLDKPAHDLCLEAVKALKNSHSPYSKFRVGAALLLQSGKILHGSNQENVAYPSGLCAERVALFNWGANYPDDPIIAMAVTAHTDEFEILQPVASCGSCLQVLAEYEKKQGKPIEIILFCAKGPVWVMKGVETFLPFLFFEKRLIS from the coding sequence ATGACTGACCACGAAATAAAAATAAATTTCAAAGCGTATAACTCTATTGATGATCTTGATAAACCTGCCCATGATCTTTGCCTTGAAGCGGTAAAGGCTTTGAAGAACTCACATTCACCCTATTCAAAATTCAGGGTGGGGGCCGCATTGCTTTTGCAGAGCGGTAAAATATTGCATGGCAGCAACCAGGAAAATGTGGCCTATCCATCAGGTTTGTGCGCCGAGCGGGTGGCGTTATTCAACTGGGGCGCCAATTATCCGGATGACCCTATCATTGCCATGGCGGTAACGGCCCATACCGATGAATTTGAAATTTTGCAGCCGGTAGCTTCCTGCGGCTCCTGCCTGCAGGTTTTGGCCGAATATGAAAAAAAACAAGGCAAGCCGATAGAAATTATACTATTTTGCGCCAAAGGCCCCGTATGGGTAATGAAAGGTGTTGAAACCTTCCTGCCGTTTTTATTTTTTGAGAAAAGATTGATATCATGA
- a CDS encoding DUF6364 family protein, whose product MKSRLNLTIEESLIASTKQYAEKHHTSISELVESYLKEITRPVKRKNFIDLVKELGEHHIDPKADLKDLYYNDPKHGG is encoded by the coding sequence ATGAAAAGCCGTTTAAACTTAACGATAGAAGAAAGCCTGATAGCAAGCACGAAGCAATATGCGGAGAAGCATCACACGAGTATCTCCGAACTGGTTGAAAGCTATTTAAAAGAGATTACGAGACCTGTGAAACGAAAAAACTTTATCGACCTGGTGAAAGAATTAGGCGAACATCATATCGACCCGAAGGCAGACCTTAAAGATTTATATTATAACGATCCTAAACATGGCGGTTAA
- a CDS encoding type II toxin-antitoxin system VapC family toxin: MAVKIFLDANILLDYTLKRPDFDEAEAVLNMVATKKVNAFITTSVLHIVGYWIAKAYGNKTAKTLLISFLADIAVIDAPHEIALVALHSKIDDIEDALQYYAAIHHKIDYFISRDKQLQKDSISVLPVLTPSEFIRVLT; this comes from the coding sequence ATGGCGGTTAAAATATTTCTGGACGCCAATATATTACTTGATTATACATTGAAACGCCCGGATTTCGACGAAGCCGAAGCAGTATTAAATATGGTGGCCACTAAAAAAGTAAATGCCTTTATAACCACCTCTGTTTTACACATAGTGGGTTATTGGATAGCAAAAGCTTATGGGAACAAAACGGCTAAAACATTACTGATCAGTTTTCTGGCAGATATAGCTGTTATTGATGCACCCCATGAAATAGCATTGGTTGCTTTACATTCAAAGATAGATGATATTGAAGATGCCCTTCAGTATTACGCAGCCATACATCATAAAATTGATTATTTTATTTCGAGGGACAAGCAACTGCAAAAAGACAGTATTTCGGTTTTGCCTGTGCTGACACCATCCGAGTTTATCCGGGTGTTGACTTAG
- a CDS encoding YdeI/OmpD-associated family protein, translated as MIDFTTIMLQFAEQGEKTGWTYIEIPADIAQQLKPGTKTSFRVRGMLDSCAVNGMALMPMGGGDFIMALKADVRKRLHKNAGAMLHVVIEEDTDYKVEVPDDLQECFDFEPEALDFFNSLPKSHRDYFIKWIDGAKTNETRAKRIVNTVNAMLRKWRYNDMMRAMKKE; from the coding sequence ATGATCGACTTTACCACCATTATGCTGCAGTTTGCGGAGCAGGGCGAAAAAACCGGCTGGACCTATATCGAGATCCCTGCTGATATCGCGCAGCAACTGAAACCCGGTACCAAAACCTCCTTCAGGGTGCGGGGTATGCTGGATAGTTGCGCGGTTAACGGGATGGCCCTAATGCCTATGGGCGGCGGTGATTTTATTATGGCGTTAAAAGCAGATGTACGAAAACGTCTCCATAAAAACGCGGGCGCTATGCTGCATGTAGTGATAGAAGAAGATACCGACTATAAGGTTGAGGTGCCCGACGACCTGCAGGAATGTTTTGATTTTGAACCCGAAGCGCTGGATTTTTTTAATAGCCTGCCCAAATCACACCGCGATTATTTTATCAAATGGATAGATGGCGCAAAAACCAATGAGACGCGCGCAAAGCGCATTGTAAATACAGTAAACGCCATGTTGCGCAAGTGGCGCTACAACGATATGATGCGGGCGATGAAGAAGGAATAG